From a region of the Rhipicephalus microplus isolate Deutch F79 chromosome X, USDA_Rmic, whole genome shotgun sequence genome:
- the LOC119183044 gene encoding uncharacterized protein LOC119183044, whose translation MTGKERASPIFRPWAQQPSAEPRIVQPEPVYLLPAAMQPAFPMTAWDVAAAAAAAHHHASSPAFLQQELAARWKAKKQRPKRFQCPHCKVSFSNNGQLKGHVRIHTGERPFACEHDGCGKTFTRNEELTRHKRIHTGLRPFPCPLCQKPFGRKDHLKKHVKTHERALLPGLPYFFGGAPDFLFM comes from the exons ATGACTGGCAAGGAGCGCGCGTCGCCCATCTTCCGGCCCTGGGCCCAGCAGCCGAGCGCCGAGCCCAGGATCGTACAGCCAGAGCCAGTGTACCTGCTGCCCGCGGCAATGCAGCCAGCATTCCCGATGACCGCGTGGGACGTTGCCGCTGCAGCCGCCGCTGCGCACCATCACGCATCTTCGCCCGCGTTCCTCCAGCAAGAGCTGGCTGCCCGATGGAAGGCGAAGAAGCAAAGACCTAAGCGCTTCCAGTGCCCTCACTGCAAGGTGTCTTTCTCCAACAATGGACAATTGAAAGGTCACGTCAGGATCCACACGG GGGAGCGGCCGTTCGCCTGCGAGCACGACGGATGCGGCAAGACCTTCACGAGAAACGAAGAGCTGACGCGACACAAGCGCATCCACACGGGACTGCGACCCTTCCCGTGCCCGCTGTGTCAGAAGCCGTTCGGCCGCAAGGACCACCTCAAGAAGCACGTCAAGACGCACGAGAGAGCCTTGCTTCCTGGCCTTCCCTACTTCTTCGGCGGTGCACCGGACTTCCTATTCATGTGA